In a genomic window of Erigeron canadensis isolate Cc75 chromosome 5, C_canadensis_v1, whole genome shotgun sequence:
- the LOC122601928 gene encoding glutamyl-tRNA reductase 2-like produces the protein MVGIIVPKSSCNNIMMMNLNSSSNSCLSFVGSRNHVNIINPSVAVNIKSLRIGCDHHQGSRIRNIRCQVQPDSISSNSSSISALELLKTSSAERYTKEKSGLMVIGLSFHTAPVEIREKLSIPEAELPQAITELCALNHIEEAAVLSTCNRMEIYAVALSQHRGVKEITEWMSKVSGVSISDIRQHQFMLYEKDATKHLFEVSAGLDSLILGEGQILSQVKHVVKVGQGVPGFDRKISGLFKHAIIVGKRVRTETNISSGSVSVSSAAVELAQMKIPDHSYDSVNVLVVGAGKMGKLVIKHLIAKGCKKMVVVNRTEDRVAAIRGEFQDVEIVYQPFSDLMTCAADSDVVFTCTASETLLFTKEQVQILPETPTPRLFVDISVPRNVESCVSDLTTARVYNVDDLKEVVEANKKDRLRKAEEAQLIISDEVREFEAWKDSLETVPTIKKLRAYAERIRESEMEKCLAKMGGDITKKNQKAIHELSKGIVNRLLHGPMQHLRCDETEGRSLNEIIENMHALNRIFGLEMEISILEEKIRSKMEKSQVQ, from the exons ATGGTTGGTATTATTGTTCCTAAATCCAGCTGTAATaatattatgatgatgaatctCAATTCATCTTCTAATTCTTGTTTATCTTTTGTTGGATCACGGAATCATGTGAATATTATTAATCCGTCTGTAGCTGTTAATATTAAATCATTGAGAATTGGTTGTGATCATCATCAAGGATCTAGAATTCGGAACATCAGATGCCAGGTTCAACCCGATTCGATTTCGTCGAATTCATCGAGTATTTCTGCACTTGAGCTTCTTAAAACCTCTTCTGCTGAAA GATATACAAAGGAAAAAAGTGGTCTTATGGTGATTGGGCTAAGTTTTCACACTGCGCCAGTTGAAATCCGTGAGAAGCTTTCTATTCCGGAGGCAGAACTGCCTCAAGCAATAACTGAACTATGTGCGTTGAATCACATAGAAGAAGCCGCTGTTCTTAGCACGTGTAACAGGATGGAGATATATGCTGTGGCACTCTCCCAACATCGTGGCGTTAAAGAAATCACTGAATGGATGTCAAAG GTTAGTGGTGTTTCCATTTCAGATATACGACAACATCAATTCATGTTGTATGAAAAAGATGCCACCAAGCACCTGTTTGAAGTATCTGCAGGGCTTGATTCCCTAATTCTTGGGGAAGGTCAAATCCTTTCTCAAGTAAAGCATGTTGTAAAAGTAGGACAAGGGGTTCCTGGGTTTGATAGAAAGATCAGCGGGCTTTTCAAGCATGCAATCATAGTAGGTAAACGGGTCAGAACGGAGACTAATATCTCTTCAGGGTCGGTTTCAGTCAGTTCAGCTGCTGTAGAACTTGCCCAAATGAAGATCCCCGACCATTCTTATGACTCCGTAAATGTGTTGGTTGTTGGAGCTGGCAAAATGGGGAAACTTGTGATCAAACATTTAATTGCAAAAGGGTGTAAAAAGATGGTCGTTGTAAATAGAACTGAAGATAGAGTCGCTGCCATACGTGGGGAGTTTCAGGATGTTGAAATAGTCTATCAACCTTTCTCAGATTTAATGACGTGTGCTGCAGATTCTGATGTGGTTTTCACCTGCACGGCTTCTGAAACCTTGTTGTTTACGAAAGAGCAAGTTCAGATACTGCCTGAAACTCCGACACCAAGGTTATTTGTAGATATATCGGTTCCAAGAAATGTGGAATCATGTGTCTCAGATTTGACAACAGCCCGTGTATATAATGTGGATGATCTCAAGGAAGTTGTTGAAGCTAACAAAAAAGACCGGCTACGCAAGGCAGAAGAAGCTCAATTAATCATATCAGATGAAGTAAGAGAATTTGAAGCTTGGAAAGATTCTTTAGAGACAGTTCCAACAATTAAGAAACTCAGGGCATACGCTGAAAGAATTAGAGAGAGTGAAATGGAAAAGTGTTTAGCAAAAATGGGTGGTGATATAACCAAGAAAAACCAGAAAGCTATACATGAGCTAAGTAAGGGTATAGTAAACAGGCTACTTCATGGTCCCATGCAGCACCTGAGATGTGATGAAACCGAAGGTCGGTCATTGAATGAGATTATTGAAAATATGCATGCGTTGAACCGGATATTTGGACTGGAGATGGAAATTTCCATATTGGAAGAGAAGATCCGGTCCAAGATGGAGAAGTCACAGGTACAATAA